The DNA region AGTGCGGATGGTTGGCTGGAAGGGGGTAGCCGAGCCCATGTGGTGGCGGTCAAAATTATGCCGGCAACCACGGGTTGTTGCATGGGTGTTGGCTTGAGCTGCTTGCAGCAGACCGTGACGGCAGGCGTTGCTTGGCAATTGCCAGTGCGGTGTGGGACTGCGTCGAGGACGGCGCTCATAGAAACGACACCATGGGAAGACTAGGTTTGTAGCGGACTGCGGCGGGTTGCTCAGCCTCGCTCGGCGACTCCGGTGCGGTACATCGTCAGAAGACGGTGCAGACGACAACTTGGCTTGCTAGCATGATGGCGGAGGCTGTGTGCGCGAGTGGTGCAACGAGATGTTGTCGTCCGGCGGGCGCGGCTCATCTGTTTTGATGGGGTTCTTGGAAACAGGGCAGCATTGTTCTTCATCTTGACAGCGACTTAGTAAATGAATTTGCGACTTCGGAGTGCTGAGACAGGCGTGGCGAGGTCTCGCGTGAGGCGAGGCAACAAGTAAGGTGGAGTCCAACAGCGGATATGGCGACGCGCCCACGCATTGTGTTTTCACGGTGGTGACTGCGAGGCAGCGTGTGTGTGGTCCCGATCCAGTGGTTTCACCCTGTCGGATGGTGTGTGGTGTTGCAGCGGTACTACGGCGGTGGGTCCCGCATGGCGGTGGCCTTGTTTGGTGCAGTGCACTCTGTTTCTCTCGTTTCCCTATCAGCGCGGACCGTACTTGACGGCGGGTACACAAGGTGGAGAAGATTGTTAGCCGCGGCGGCTAGGCTTCGGTCTGCCTTCGTTGCCTAGTGGAGTGGTTTAGTCCGTATCGATATCTCAATCCGATCAGGAATTGTTGTCGCATGAAGACAAGTTGCGTGGCCCTAATCCGACCATACTGAGCTGCTGAGTGCAGTTGAGTTCGGCACGTATTGATGCCCCAATCTAACCCGCCGGTATTATTGTCGTGCCTTCTTTTTTGCGTGGTTATAGCCTCCCAGGACTATAtacttgtattttttttatGTGCTTGTATTTTTTTTCAGCTATACGGATATAAACGCACTCGTGAGGGTTAAAAAAAATCTTTCCTAGCGCCTGGGGTGGTGGTGGCTAGGCagaccggcggccggcggcggatccCGCGTGGCTCTGCATCCGGGCGGAGCTCGCGCAGCTCGGAATCCCGGCGGGTTGGCAGCCGGCGGAGGAGCCTGCGGGGCTCGGCGACCGGCGACGGGACCCGGATGGCTCGGCGGCCAGGCGAAGGGACCCATGCGGCTCGGCATTTGACGTGGACGCCAGCAAGGATGAAAAACCAGACTGGTATGGGTCGAGGGGGCCAAATGTCTGGTTTtgaggagattgagggtgtcAATTAGATGGTTTTGTAGATCAGGGTTGAAGTTTAGACTTTGAGTAGACTTCGGGGGGCAACGTGGACTTCTTTAAAATGATAAAGACCTTAATTTCTATTCTTAGTGGCCCTGATCTCTTTGAGATTTGTGCTTGTGATCTACTTTTGTGGGCCGTTTCATTGTAGTCTAGTCGGCCGATTTGGTTACAGCTAGCCTGTCTCCCGGGCTTCTTCCGTGTGGACGCTTACTTACTCCGCCAAATGCTGTCGTCTTCTCCACGGCGACCATACATGCAGACCCGGAAGCCGTCAGGGCCGGAGCGCGGAGGAGCAGGAGGCCGCGAGCACTGGCTGTGCTGCAACAGGGGCCTTAGCGGCGTCCATGTGCATCGCGTTGGTGGGCTGGCTCATGTTTGCTTGCTTTGCTGCCGAATCTGTGGGAACTGTATATTGGGATTCGGCCTGAATTTTCGAGTGCTCTAGGTTGCATTGTACGAACACCATGAGAGCAAGCAAGGATATGCCTGCAGTAACAGGGGACATTGTTTGGCCGTGACGGCCTTGTTTAGTTGTGCGCGACAATGGAGCAAGTCGATTGAAAGCATTGTATATTTCAGTCTTATTTTCACTGAGTTTTCAGTCTCATCTTCAGTAAGTTTTTCTTTTACAAGGAAAAGCCATTGGTGATGTGTCAAAATCTGATTGGTCAAGTTCGACGTTTTACTGTTCTAGCCCAGGACACTAGAATCAGGAGAACGAACCTCCTTGATTTTTGCGATTAATGGAAGTATGGAACCATGGAGAGTTCCTTGTGTTGGACGACTCTCTGGTTCAAGTTTTTAAGTGGAATCAGATTCAGAGTTCCTTGTGTTGGACGAGTATCAAGAAGAAATTCAGAGATTCGATCTGGTACCCATCCCTCCTAGCTAAAACACCCAGTGAGACAGAGATTTTGAGGGTACAAGAAcggattttttttatttaatcCAATGGATGATGGATCGTAGCTCTGGGTTGGGCATTGCCTGGTTCCACTAGATGTTGAAACATCTTGTGCGTTCTACCATGGCCTCGGCTCTCGCCAGCCTTTCCTCATCTTACTCTCACAGGGCAGTGGCAGACTGCCAGGTGCCGGCTTATGAACTTCAACTGCCATGGataaataaacaagaaacaAAGCTACCAGATCCCGGATGCTACGCAAATTAGCATCCCAGTGCGCCGTGCCAAGTCAGAACAGACTGAGATTGCTAACCAAAAAAGTATTCACTTCGAAGGCATAGAACCATTATGATACAGTTGCCACGGCTAACCACAGTGTCACAGAATTTACAGTACAAAATAGCGAAATACCGCCTCCTTCCATGTATGTACCCTGCAGCCTGCACCTACCCTGCTGGCTGCTGCAATGCACACGCCGACTGACGCCGCCGCGCTCCCCGCCGGCCCGCGTATCACGCCGGGGCGAAGCGGTCCATGAGCATGCACACCAGGGTGTCCGAGTCGGAGAGCACGCCGCTGTTCCGCTGCCTCTTCTCCTGGACAACACCGCTCTTCTTCCCGCCCGCATCCACGCCGGCGCCGTCATCACCCCGATGGCGCCGGCCGGCTtcggcgccggcggcctccGTCCGGCCAATCCTGGAGAACGCCTCCAGCCAGACACCCACCGCTCCAGCCATCCCTGCACTCGACGGCTTCTATCTGCTGCTCTCGCTCTACGCACTGGAAAGGAAGGTGTTCTTGTGCTAGCTCTTTTCCACTTGGCTGCTTTGGTAGCCACGCGGCCCTGGGCTCTACTTATACACGCGCCCGGGGCTCCGGAAGTCTGGAGGCCCCGGGTTCTCCACGACGGGCGACGAACGGGGTGTGGGAAACCGGGGCGGAAACTACGTGCGGGGTACGCGACCCGACCGGGGCCGAGCGAAAGCGAGCCGTCCACGGGGGAGGCAAGCGGTTTCGGGGCCATGCGGCGGCAGCCAAGCCGGACGCCTCTGGTCGTCGTCGCTGTCCGCTCCGGGGCCACGCCCTCGCCCTCGCCCATGtgacgcgcggcgcggcgcgacgtggcCCGCGCGGCCATCGTGTGGTGGCCGGCCGCTGAGGGATCCGCGCGCGGGCCGGGAGGTGATGGATATACCGGTGCGGCGCCAACCGTGCCGCGGGCGGGCAGGGGCGGGGCGcggccttgcgggtgaagaaggGATATTTGGGGGCCGATTCCGCGCCAGGATTCGGATCGGCGGCCGATGCCGCGCGGCGTGGGGAGGGACTTGCCACCGGGGTGCCACC from Panicum hallii strain FIL2 chromosome 9, PHallii_v3.1, whole genome shotgun sequence includes:
- the LOC112875586 gene encoding uncharacterized protein LOC112875586, which codes for MAGAVGVWLEAFSRIGRTEAAGAEAGRRHRGDDGAGVDAGGKKSGVVQEKRQRNSGVLSDSDTLVCMLMDRFAPA